ACTCGCTGATTAGTTAGTTTCGAACTCTATTCGATTTTGTATTGAGTGAAGAGGATGAAGAGCAATTAAataaatacgggttatataaaatAAAAGGGGTTTTTAAACAAAAAAAACTGAAATGGAATGTTGGTTAGAGGAGGTGTCGgggtagcgagaggtcacgggttcgagcccgggtgttggaaatttttttaaaaacgtgttcttttaaaggtagtcccactttcttttattttattttatttattattattattattattattattattattattattattattattattattattattattattattgttattattgttattataaattaatattgttattgttattagtgttattagtattattattattactattagtagtattataattattattataagtatcaaaattattatcattattattataatcataattataaatattgtatctattattattattagtataaacattataataataataataataataatttatatattcccgtttttataaatttataaaataaaaatataaacattataagtttttTTGCGCCAGTGGTCCCTCACTTTTAGTTAAGATATTTTTGCGCCGGTGGCCCCTTGTTTttagtaaaaagacgattttaccctcacatgcattgcacatgacaaggttaccggacatttttaaaagaaatttgacggagggacgccaattgcaaaatcaaaataactcagggactctgattgccaaattaaaaaatgagggaccaaactagcgatttggggtataatagagggaccaactgagcaaaaaagtcaaaaaaaaaaaaaaaaaaaaaaaaaaaactggtttCTATCTTTTAGAAAAAAAAAGGCCAAAAAATCGACGCTtactgtcgactcaataactagagccgatAAATGGGGTTCTAAAAGATAGAAACGAAACCAGTTAGTTGATTTTACCATTTGCATGACGTCTCTATTTTattttatcttatttttatttatttatttatttattttattaatttttttctattttcttaaaactttttcTTACGTATTGgctggaggtccactcggaagcaatctttctatccgtcgaatagagagggatgactttctctacttttgagagttttTACTCAGGGTAGAGAAAGGACTTGTCCCTATTCGCGAATAGGGGAAGGATCTCACCTTCCCCATACACCACTTagatggtattgagttttgttgttgttgttgttgaagacGAGTTCTACGTTTTGAAAGTTTTGGTATTAGTCTTATTTGCTATTATTTTTTGGACGTGTTTAAATTTTGTGTTGCTTTAAGTTGTGTTGGTAGTGAAAGATATAATGTATGAACGCAAATTCAGTGGCAGAACTTGAACCCGATCACAGATGGGCCGGTtgcaaaaatttattaaatttttcaaTGACAGATGGGGCGAACactaaaaaaccttattttttagttaaaaaaaaaaaattctttagtgtactttttttttattttttaaatccaGCTGGGGCGGGTGCCCCGCTCCGTCTACACAAACATCCGCCCATGAACGCAATCATAACTAGGTTGTAATTTACTTACCGAATAAAATAAATAATAGGGATCTTTTAATGATGAAAGAAACAAAACAAGCTTGCAACCAAAAAAGAAAAGCTAGACTCGAGACTAGAAAATATAACTCTGTAACGAGCAAGTGTTATCTACCACCGAGCTTATATGGCTCGAAACTAAACAAAACGACCACTAACTATCAGGAACTGATGCtattagttgaatcgaaaggaagTCGTTATCATTGAATCAGCCACTTCAACGAATTGGTATAAAGTCTAacgtatatataattattaatagttaGTTATTAGTTATACTTTATTATTGAAAAAATAATCTAATTAGTCCATGTGATTATAGAAAAAATGTGTTTAGACCCTTACActttttataataaaataatatttctaatattatatactaaactagttgtggagctctcgcttcgctccgggggctccgttttgaatgcgagttaaaaaaaaggtcttgatctattttgtaaaaaagaatttttttttcgacatctaacattgaagggttgttccttttgtgaaagttgcttcttttagcgttcgtttttttttaattttttttttaaaaagttagttgatctattttgtaaaaaagaatgtttttcgacatcttttggtaacattgaatggttgttccttttatgaaagttgcctcctttatcgttgaggaagaaaaggaaaaaaaaaagttagttgattttttttggtaaaaaagaatttttttcgacatcttttggtaacattgaagggttggttcttttatgagagttgcttcttttatcgttagagacaaaaaaagtgaaatgacaaaaatacccctgattactattgatgaatagtgctacaggattttgtctattagatatatagataattatctaaattaacaataaaaatatatattactttTATTGATGCACGAAAAAGACTATATACTTTAATCTTGACTagaaaataattatgattataattataaaaattgtTAAATTGTAGCGATATAGTTCACTTGGTAGTCAAGTCATTAATATGTAGACGGCTAGACGCCTATGTCATCATCTTCTCTAAACTTGTGAGGGTAAAAATGTCATTTTATTGTCATTTTTGTAATAGTTGAATCATTTGTACTATATGCTCGTCTTCCGAATTAGTTTTGGAATTAAGTAGATATGAAACGTAGTTTGAAGATGATGTCATTTGTATAAAAAATATGTAACTAAAAaatagagaaaatgagagaaattgAATGTTTTGCTATGTTTAAAATGGAGTTGGAAGTGGATTTATATAGAAAAAAaatattatgaaaaaaaaaaaatattaataaatagCCGTTGCTCCAATGATTTGAAAAATCGGACCAATGACCAGCCGCTGCGCGTACACTTCATCCtttaaagctttttttttttttcgttttcctGACGACTAACGCCACCGGAGCGTGACGCCTGACGCTGCGTTACAGGCATCAGAGGGCGTCAGCGAGCCTGACGGGACCCCTCTGACGCATGGTCTAACAAGCCAAATTCATGAAACCCTAATTCTCTAGGAATATTGTATACAAAAATGTTTGAAAGCAGATTCTCTCGACCTCCATAATCACATTTCAATAAACTATTTTTCATAATTTATCCCTAAACTCTATGGGTTTAaaatagggggatgattctcacacacacttttttgatcatcacacaccaattgagtattattagaagagtaaaatgttgaaataggtgtgtgaggatcaaaaaagtgtgtgtgagaatcatccccctttaaaatatagagacaaaaaaaataataaaggaaTTTTGGTATTTAGTTGATGGTTTCACTGGCGCAGTCGGATCTAAGCTCGAAAAAGCTCTAGGAGACCAATTTCCGAAGGAGACGTTATTTCGGACTTGAAAACTTCGGTACACTTGCTACTATAACAGCGTTTTGCAGGTTTTCCTCGTTCTTCTCTTTGGTACCGAAAAAAGACAGCCCTATTTTAGTTTCGGACTTCAGGCCCATTAGCTTGTTAGGGATCCAATATAAGATTCTTGCAAAAATTTTAGCTTCCAGGCTGGCTCCTGTTATTGACTCTATTATCAGCCCGGATCAGTCTGCTTATATTAAAGGGCGTCAGATTCTTGATGGTCCCTTAATTATTAATGAGGTCATTGATTGGTGCAAACGTAAAAATAAAAAAGCCATGCTTTTAAAGGTTGATTTTGAGAAAGCCTTCGACTCGATCAGTTGGGACTATATTTTCTCTATGCTCTCTTTCCTTGGCTTCGGCCATAGGTGGATTCTTTGGATCAAAGGCTGCCTGACCTCCTCTTTTGCATCAATTCTTGTCAACGGGAGTCCCTCGGTCGAATTTAAAATTGGGCGGGGTCTTAGACAAGGAGACCCTTTGTCCCCGTTTCTTTTCATTATTGGTATGGAAGGTTTACATGCGGCTATTCAGGATGCAGTGGAGTCCAGTTTATATGTGGGTCTCAAAGTGGGCCCGATTAATAGAAGCTTCTCTTTTTCCCACTCTTTCTTTGCCGACGATGCTCTCTTTGTGGGTGAATGGAGCGATTCTAATGTTAATAACCTTATTATTTTACTTGGTTGTTTCTATGCTGTTTCAGGTCTTCGAATCAATCTTCAAAAATCGAATCTCATAGGAATCGGAATCCCTAATGATGAAGTCAGCCGTCTCTCTTCCTCTTTTGGATGTAATCAGGCGTTTCTTCCCTTCTCTTACTTAGGGATAACTGTAGGTGCGAATATGCATCGTTTTAGTAGCTGGAATCCTATTATCAATAAAGTGGAGAAAAGACTTGCTTCTTGGAAAGTTAAATTGTTGTCTTTCGGTGGCCGTCTCACCTTGATCAAATCTGTGTTGGGTTCTCTTGGAACATACTTTTTCTCGATTTTCAAAGCGCCAAAAAAGGTTATTAACCACCTTGAATCGATCCGGAAGAATTTCTTTTGGGGTGGCTCGCAAAATGATAAGAAGATTCATTGGATTAAATGGGTGGACATCCTTAAACCTAAAGAGAATGGAGGTCTCGGGGTTATTAGCCTTGATTCTCTTAATAAAGCCTTGTTATACAAATGGAGGTGGAGGTATTTAACAAATAAAAATTGTTCTTGGGTCAAAGTCGTTCGGGCTATTCATGGACTTCAATCTGATGGTTTACATCCTATCATTAAGCACTCTTCTAGTAGTTGGGCCAATATCAACAAATGCCATATTTCTTTACACGACAATCATCGCTCTCTCGACTCCGTTTTTACTATTAATATTGGAAATGGGATGTCTACTCGGTTCTGGCATGACAGGTGGTTAAATGGTTCAATTCTTCGTGAAAAATTCCCGAGACTTTATGCTTTAGAAACTGAAAAAAGTTGTGTGGTTGCGGATCGTCGTTTCGATATTTCTTGGAATTGGAAGTGGCGTAGAACGCCGAGAGGAGGGGCTGAAGAAGAACAACTCACCCTTATGCTTGCTTCACTCACGCAGGTAGCTTTAACCGATAGTCAAGATCATTGGATTTGCCCAGGTTCCCCGCTTTCTACTTACTCTGTCAAATTTGTTCGTAATATCTTTGCTTTGAATTCAAATGGGTTGAGAAAAACTTATTGGAGCAAGGTTATTCCTCCTAAAGTTAACATCTTGTGTTGGCGGCTTTCGCTAAATCGTCTCCCGGATAAGCTTAATATGTTTGTGCGTGGAGTTGATATCGGGGATCTTCAATGCCCATCTTGTAACGCTGCTGTGGAGGATTCGAACCATATATTCTTTTGTTGTGATATTGCATCTCAAGTTTGGTCGTATGTGGCGAATTGGGTAGATAGTCCGTTTCCTAAATGGAAGGATTACCAAGAGTTTTGGAATTGGTTAGATAATTCCTTTCCCAACAAAGGAAATCGACTTGTTATAGAGGCTATATGTTTTACGGTGTTTTGGACGTTATGGCGATATCGGAACGGAGTCGTCTTCAATGACATGAAACTCAAGAGATGCAGCATCTTGGACACCATCGTGTTTTTCTCTTTTGATTGGTTATCTTGTAGAATTAAAAATTGTAGAGTTAATTGGAATGTTTGGCTCCAAAACCCTATGAACTCATTGTAACCTTtttctagctccttgctagttttttttatttattttgccgttctaaaaaaaaaaCTGTAGTTGTTAATTGATTGATGACTTCTGTAACTTTGACTTAcaaatttacatattgagcatatgttAGTTATAAAAATTGTTCAATTTTTTTGTTTCTACGATTGATATGAATATCTAACGGATGGTTGGACTGAGTATTAATTTCATACCTATGGTAACGTGGAGTATAAGTTCATCGATGGAGCATGTTAATGTTGTAGTTAATTTGCTCTCGTTAACTACAACATGTTTTGATTGTCGTAGATGACCCAAAATCACATTTTTACTCTCGCATGTTTAGAGAAGATGATGACATGGCGTTCAAGTGGCGTCTACATATCGATGACTTGACTACCATGTGAACTATATTACCTCAACTTAAACATTTTttaaattcataatctttttctcatcAAAATTAGAGTATGCAGTTTTTTTCGTACATCAAGAATAAACTTTTTCGGCCCATTTGTCCATATAACAACGCTAACATTTGGAACATGGAAGAGGCTATATAGGTAGACACAAGGATCTTGATGATGAGGAAATGAATGACTTCAAATACATGGAACACTTGTTAATCATATAAATATGGTTAGTGATTGATCACTATTTTATACCAATCAAAATTATACATAAAGGATGACTTGTATCTTAAATATTGGcgattttatttataaaaaaaaaaaagctataCATAGTAGTTAATATAAATTATCCGAGTGAAAGTTTTAGATATTCTAAACTCGTCTTTAGATTAATCCATTGATGGTTGATTTTTAGATGAAGATTAGATACGGTGAAaagataatactccgtaatatccAATGTTTTTATTTTTGCTTACTCGATAACCTTTACCCTCAATTGAAAAAACACTATTTAGTTTATATTCAAATCTGCTCTACATTAAATTCAGACAAAAATTACTTCTGTTGTCCTTGAACTTGAGTCTAAATCACTGACTTCGTCCTTAAACTTTTTTTACTCACatcgtgtaacgacccggaaatttccgaccaaatttaaaccctaaactctatatggttccgacacgataagcaaaaaccctaaagttgagtctagaaagtttgaaattgttattcggatgattagttaccctttgaccatctatttgtccgacgattcacgaacatcataacctgtattaattatatacttatgtatatatacgaatatatatggattatatctatcttgaatatatgataattaagtatctcattaaatatattaacaatggattatatacataaaattggactactaacttaaggacttcgaaacgatatatatatatatatatatataaagcttaacgacgttataacttctaagttaaaataaatatatatgtattgtattaagatgtatttactattggaatatactagtaggaaaacatcattttcaaccttttatcatggaaaatgacatctttgtcattatatatgattcatgaaacatctttatatattttatacccgtattatactcgtactatacacagcttctagaagtatttactattggtatataccaatagaaatcttcaattattggtgtaatatgtcattcatgacataatatattttaacttatcttagatattttcactaaaaaccaaattttcaagcctataaataagcaccatttttaactcatttttacacattcattttccaaattttactttcaattttcacacacacttgcaagaactctctcaaatttattttactacttctttccagcaactttacattttaaacttaaggtaaaaactctacttcaactcttgttcaattcatatgtttatagttatctatataagaatttataaactagaacatagtttgaatgatttcaaacttattcgcaaactaaatagatccttctaacttaacttttaaaacacttcaagacctgtaatatatcataatgatatgctaacttaacaagatacaacttgtttttacaaagaacaccttaaaactgaatctacggcgtcggagtgtaaccgggggctgttttgggttggataattaaaaaccatcttgaactttgatttagaagttcatgttctggaaaaatgatatttcttatgaatatgttaacacataaaaatttcatggtttaattcaaagtataagtatttttagaaaaatgaccattaaatgttgtttttatgacaaaaatgattactttcataagattcacctagagtatggactataacctgtgatcacgaatataaaccatggtatttacagttcatattcttaaattttgactcgatccaaggagatggcaagttgaatcaacaaaaacggagttgtaacgaagaaactacgactaaaataagatcgggtgtccaaagcttgtttaacaacgaaaataattggagaaaaattaaataaatcatatctttcctaattaatatgatatttcatatatatttactcatgatttaattttatatatttcaggaccacccgtaaacaacacgagaagattaatcataagacctcatgaacgtacgcaacacgtcatttgacaacaccggtactttatgtacgcaatacgtcatttgacaacacggtaccatgggtcaagattaatctcgaccaatacatatacgatggggg
This genomic window from Rutidosis leptorrhynchoides isolate AG116_Rl617_1_P2 chromosome 2, CSIRO_AGI_Rlap_v1, whole genome shotgun sequence contains:
- the LOC139890335 gene encoding uncharacterized protein, which codes for MLVLDPKRNEAAWSLGERSRRLHIYCRPPKWKPGQRGRSSRLAPVIDSIISPDQSAYIKGRQILDGPLIINEVIDWCKRKNKKAMLLKVDFEKAFDSISWDYIFSMLSFLGFGHRWILWIKGCLTSSFASILVNGSPSVEFKIGRGLRQGDPLSPFLFIIGMEGLHAAIQDAVESSLYVGLKVGPINRSFSFSHSFFADDALFVGEWSDSNVNNLIILLGCFYAVSGLRINLQKSNLIGIGIPNDEVSRLSSSFGCNQAFLPFSYLGITVGANMHRFSSWNPIINKVEKRLASWKVKLLSFGGRLTLIKSVLGSLGTYFFSIFKAPKKVINHLESIRKNFFWGGSQNDKKIHWIKWVDILKPKENGGLGVISLDSLNKALLYKWRWRYLTNKNCSWVKVVRAIHGLQSDGLHPIIKHSSSSWANINKCHISLHDNHRSLDSVFTINIGNGMSTRFWHDRWLNGSILREKFPRLYALETEKSCVVADRRFDISWNWKWRRTPRGGAEEEQLTLMLASLTQVALTDSQDHWICPGSPLSTYSVKFVRNIFALNSNGLRKTYWSKVIPPKVNILCWRLSLNRLPDKLNMFVRGVDIGDLQCPSCNAAVEDSNHIFFCCDIASQVWSYVANWVDSPFPKWKDYQEFWNWLDNSFPNKGNRLVIEAICFTVFWTLWRYRNGVVFNDMKLKRCSILDTIVFFSFDWLSCRIKNCRVNWNVWLQNPMNSLLNSDRWIEFDFCVLIVNDEDEEQVAAVCLRVLQMQADFDHVNRGKRQ